The proteins below come from a single uncultured Carboxylicivirga sp. genomic window:
- a CDS encoding TonB-dependent receptor → MNILIDKMPGVKISRVLLLLIFVLSCQLMLAQTKRITGSVVEPNGAPVPGANIIEKGTTNGTITDFDGHFVLDVPEDATITVMFIGFSPQDISVAGRNHFSVTLHEDTEELDEVVVVGFGVQKKESVVGAIASVGTEELLKSSSPNISQAISGRMSGVITSQSSGAPGADDAMIFIRGRASFAGDNQPLIMVDGVERSFSQISPDDIESVNILKDASATAVYGVRGANGVILVTTKRGKEQKPTINLTANYQMQTPTRTNTYLDSYQSVMLLEEARANDGLSSLYSASDIDMFRKSSLGQLSRYEQQLYPNVNWHDEILKKVAPASRYNLNVQGGTKKMRYFASLEYYNQGGLYKETDSYDYGASANANYERFGFRANLDFDLTSDLKLGINFGTRFEERNGPNITDNSSMNEVFYELNHTPGWIFPVQYENGFYGGNAQNQNNISARLASGGFYEQVRTINETNFNLDYDLSKITKGLKARGMLSFDYNTMYNRLFRANFATYELIDRSAPEEEASYTRYGEDTELAYAGNQQETMMKLYMEYAFQYNRNFGGIHNVGGLVLYNQNDYQFQASLPKRYQGLVGRVTYDYKSKYFAEVNAGYNGSENFQKGSRFGFFPAFSAGWMISNEEWMEKHSEWLSALKVKASYGEVGNDVFRRNGSDVRFLYMDSWTQLNNVYYFGSGNSSVGGIYEGQYPNYAVTWERAKKYNAGIEANIKSGLLSVNVDVFKEIRNNILTDYLTKPDYIGVTLAPGNLGETKNQGFEIELKHNNKIGQVNYFVNAMFTRAKNEIVSKNEPADMTEYRKREGHAINQFFGLVVDGFVTQEDIDSGNLPVSSFGTVRVGDLKYRDMNGDGFIDERDETFIGYSDIPENTYSFSVGADYKGFAFSVMFQGVSNVSRYYDAEAMYAFVDGGKVKEHHMGRWDPSKSQEYNLANATYPLLHYDDFGNHNQQRNSFFLQNGNFLRLKNIEFSYTLPNSLTQNWKMSKVRLYVNANNLFTWDNLDGIVDPETTNSNLYPIMKTVNMGVNVNF, encoded by the coding sequence ATGAATATATTAATAGATAAAATGCCGGGAGTTAAAATCTCCCGGGTTTTACTCCTGTTGATTTTTGTGTTGAGTTGTCAGTTAATGTTGGCTCAAACAAAAAGAATAACAGGTTCGGTTGTTGAACCAAATGGAGCACCAGTTCCGGGAGCCAATATAATTGAAAAAGGAACCACCAATGGAACCATTACTGATTTTGATGGTCATTTTGTTTTGGATGTTCCGGAAGATGCCACTATAACAGTAATGTTTATAGGCTTTTCGCCACAAGATATTTCGGTAGCAGGTCGTAATCATTTTAGCGTAACACTTCACGAAGATACTGAAGAATTGGACGAAGTTGTTGTAGTTGGTTTTGGTGTTCAGAAAAAAGAAAGTGTGGTTGGTGCCATAGCATCAGTGGGAACTGAGGAACTCTTGAAATCTTCATCCCCAAATATCTCACAGGCAATTTCAGGTCGTATGTCGGGTGTTATCACATCACAATCTTCAGGTGCTCCGGGGGCTGATGATGCAATGATTTTTATTCGTGGTCGTGCTTCTTTTGCTGGCGATAATCAGCCACTAATAATGGTAGATGGTGTGGAGCGTTCTTTCTCACAAATTTCGCCCGACGATATTGAATCGGTCAATATTCTTAAAGATGCTTCCGCTACAGCCGTTTATGGTGTGCGTGGTGCAAATGGTGTTATCCTTGTTACTACAAAACGAGGTAAGGAGCAAAAGCCAACTATCAATTTAACGGCTAACTATCAGATGCAAACGCCTACGCGTACTAATACTTACTTAGATTCATATCAATCAGTTATGTTGTTGGAAGAAGCCAGAGCTAACGATGGTTTGTCATCATTATACAGTGCTTCGGATATTGATATGTTTCGTAAATCAAGTCTAGGGCAATTATCAAGATATGAGCAACAGCTTTATCCTAATGTTAACTGGCACGACGAAATATTAAAGAAGGTAGCTCCTGCATCACGTTACAATCTTAATGTTCAGGGGGGTACTAAAAAGATGCGTTATTTTGCATCTTTAGAATATTATAATCAGGGTGGTTTATATAAAGAAACAGACAGTTATGATTACGGAGCCAGTGCGAATGCAAATTACGAACGTTTTGGATTTCGTGCCAACTTAGATTTTGATTTAACATCAGATCTAAAATTAGGAATCAACTTTGGTACTCGTTTCGAAGAAAGAAATGGTCCAAACATTACTGATAACTCATCAATGAACGAAGTTTTCTATGAATTAAACCATACTCCTGGATGGATTTTTCCGGTGCAGTACGAAAATGGTTTTTATGGAGGTAATGCTCAAAACCAAAACAACATTAGTGCACGATTGGCTAGTGGAGGTTTTTATGAGCAGGTTCGTACTATTAACGAAACCAACTTTAATTTAGATTACGATCTATCTAAGATTACCAAAGGTTTAAAAGCTAGAGGTATGTTAAGTTTCGACTACAATACCATGTACAACCGTTTGTTCAGAGCTAATTTTGCTACTTATGAATTAATTGATAGAAGTGCCCCTGAAGAGGAAGCGAGTTACACTCGTTATGGTGAAGATACAGAATTGGCCTATGCGGGTAATCAGCAAGAAACCATGATGAAGTTGTACATGGAATATGCATTTCAGTACAATCGTAATTTTGGAGGCATTCATAACGTGGGAGGTTTGGTTTTATATAACCAAAACGATTACCAGTTTCAGGCTAGTTTACCCAAGCGTTATCAAGGTTTGGTTGGTCGTGTAACATATGACTATAAAAGTAAATACTTTGCGGAGGTAAACGCAGGTTATAATGGATCAGAAAACTTTCAGAAAGGAAGTAGATTTGGATTCTTTCCTGCATTTTCTGCTGGTTGGATGATTTCTAATGAAGAGTGGATGGAAAAACACTCGGAATGGTTAAGTGCATTGAAAGTAAAAGCTTCTTACGGTGAAGTTGGTAACGATGTATTTAGGCGAAATGGTTCTGATGTTCGTTTCTTGTATATGGATTCGTGGACTCAGTTGAATAATGTATATTATTTTGGTTCAGGTAATTCAAGTGTTGGGGGTATATACGAAGGTCAGTATCCTAACTATGCAGTTACTTGGGAAAGAGCTAAAAAATACAATGCGGGTATCGAAGCCAATATTAAGTCAGGTTTATTAAGTGTTAATGTTGATGTATTTAAGGAGATTAGGAATAATATTCTTACCGATTATTTGACAAAACCCGATTACATTGGTGTAACGTTGGCTCCAGGTAACCTGGGTGAAACTAAAAACCAGGGTTTTGAAATCGAATTAAAGCACAATAATAAAATTGGTCAGGTTAACTATTTTGTAAATGCCATGTTTACACGAGCTAAAAACGAAATTGTTAGCAAGAACGAACCTGCAGATATGACTGAATATCGCAAAAGAGAAGGTCATGCTATTAATCAGTTTTTTGGTTTAGTAGTGGATGGTTTTGTTACTCAGGAGGATATTGATAGTGGTAATTTGCCGGTATCTAGTTTTGGAACAGTTAGGGTTGGTGATTTAAAGTATCGTGATATGAATGGCGATGGTTTTATTGATGAACGTGATGAAACCTTTATCGGATATAGTGATATTCCTGAAAATACTTATAGTTTTTCTGTGGGTGCTGATTATAAGGGGTTTGCTTTTAGTGTGATGTTCCAGGGTGTTAGTAATGTATCTCGTTATTACGACGCAGAGGCAATGTATGCTTTTGTTGATGGAGGTAAGGTTAAAGAACACCACATGGGGCGTTGGGATCCTTCAAAATCACAAGAGTATAACCTTGCAAATGCAACTTATCCTCTTTTACACTACGATGATTTTGGTAATCATAATCAGCAAAGAAATTCTTTCTTTTTACAAAATGGTAATTTCCTAAGATTGAAAAATATTGAGTTTAGCTACACTTTACCAAACAGTTTAACTCAAAATTGGAAAATGAGCAAAGTGAGATTGTATGTTAATGCCAATAACTTATTTACATGGGATAATCTGGATGGTATTGTCGATCCGGAAACTACCAACTCCAACTTATATCCAATTATGAAGACGGTTAACATGGGTGTTAATGTAAACTTTTAA
- a CDS encoding RagB/SusD family nutrient uptake outer membrane protein gives MKNKIIYIATLLILSISFVSCSDFLDRMPSNELEEEQVWESFENARDFHFDTYNFLRNGRSRINFSWLDAATDLAHTSYSRGVRTSMNIGNYYAASGASELTATWEHYYRGIRKCNKFLENIDDVPLLDESQKARKANYIAESRFLRAYFYWELILRYGGVPIITESIDPSSDEILPRATEKESLEFVWNELSALKDADQLLDGFVLRTDSDVQTNEDHGTITKGANLALLSRVSLFLASPRYAEYDLVDWNTALGLSELSLSTLNEIYSLYQNDENFETEYHSAILERSYSGNPEPIFWRNDGQSNWLPAEAPVGFGGQGGLCPSQNLIDMYDMANGQSPFLNYDATGAPVYDVNGMPTINELSGYDDNHPYENRDPRLNQTVLHHGSIWWNRPIDVIEGGADNPRGNANSTKTGYYNKKYMDDRGTDYLQPGLNIYRNWIFIRYAELVLNYAEAYNEANGPSNEVFGALQQLRNRVGMTALLSERSDLQSKEALRNFIHKERTIELAFEEHRMWDVKRWNVAEEALSRPIYGIEVTKDGDQTVYSRKIVQQRVFEKHMYLYPIPQEEIWKTGWDNNEGW, from the coding sequence ATGAAGAATAAAATAATTTATATAGCTACTTTACTCATTTTGAGCATTTCTTTTGTGTCGTGTAGCGATTTTCTTGACAGAATGCCAAGTAATGAGTTAGAAGAAGAGCAAGTGTGGGAAAGTTTCGAAAATGCCAGAGACTTTCATTTTGATACTTACAATTTCTTGCGTAATGGACGTTCCAGAATTAATTTCTCCTGGTTAGATGCAGCTACTGATTTAGCTCATACTTCTTACTCAAGAGGAGTGCGTACTAGTATGAATATTGGTAACTATTACGCTGCTAGTGGAGCATCTGAGTTGACGGCAACATGGGAACATTATTACAGAGGAATCAGAAAATGTAACAAGTTTCTTGAAAACATTGATGATGTACCTTTACTGGATGAATCGCAGAAAGCACGTAAAGCAAATTATATTGCAGAATCTCGTTTTTTACGTGCCTACTTTTATTGGGAATTGATTCTGCGTTATGGAGGAGTACCTATTATAACCGAGAGTATTGATCCTTCAAGTGATGAAATTTTACCCAGAGCTACCGAAAAAGAGAGCCTTGAGTTTGTTTGGAATGAATTAAGTGCTCTTAAAGATGCCGATCAACTATTAGATGGATTCGTGTTACGTACAGATAGCGATGTGCAGACAAATGAAGATCACGGAACCATTACTAAAGGTGCTAATTTAGCTTTGTTATCCCGAGTGAGTCTGTTTTTAGCGAGTCCACGTTATGCTGAGTATGATTTAGTAGATTGGAATACCGCTTTGGGGCTATCAGAATTAAGTTTGTCAACGCTTAACGAAATTTATTCATTGTATCAGAATGATGAAAATTTCGAAACTGAATATCATAGCGCTATTCTGGAACGTTCGTATTCTGGTAATCCTGAACCTATTTTTTGGAGAAATGATGGACAGAGTAACTGGCTTCCAGCCGAGGCGCCGGTTGGTTTTGGGGGTCAGGGAGGACTGTGTCCTTCTCAAAATCTGATTGATATGTATGATATGGCAAATGGACAATCACCTTTTCTCAATTATGATGCAACCGGAGCACCTGTTTATGATGTTAATGGAATGCCAACTATTAATGAGTTGTCGGGGTATGACGACAATCATCCTTATGAAAATAGAGACCCTCGCTTAAATCAGACTGTATTGCACCATGGTTCTATCTGGTGGAATCGTCCGATTGATGTTATTGAGGGGGGAGCTGATAATCCAAGAGGTAATGCTAATTCAACTAAAACAGGTTATTATAATAAAAAGTATATGGATGATCGAGGTACTGATTATTTGCAGCCTGGGTTAAATATTTATCGTAATTGGATATTCATCCGATATGCTGAGCTAGTATTGAACTATGCCGAAGCTTATAATGAGGCTAATGGCCCATCCAATGAAGTTTTTGGTGCATTACAGCAATTGCGTAATCGGGTTGGAATGACAGCATTGTTGTCAGAACGATCAGATCTTCAGTCGAAAGAAGCTTTGCGCAATTTTATTCATAAAGAAAGAACCATTGAATTAGCCTTTGAGGAGCACCGTATGTGGGATGTTAAACGCTGGAATGTAGCGGAAGAAGCCTTGAGTCGTCCTATTTATGGTATTGAAGTGACAAAAGATGGCGACCAAACCGTGTATAGTCGAAAAATTGTTCAGCAAAGAGTATTTGAGAAACACATGTATTTGTATCCAATACCTCAGGAGGAAATTTGGAAAACGGGCTGGGATAATAATGAAGGATGGTAA
- a CDS encoding TonB-dependent receptor, producing the protein MFKLIYQNIARSMNKVLLCSILVLTSQLSWGQVQEALKGRVVDINGNPIEGAFISVAEEIRFVISDKDGYFELNKVKAGDDVHIELIGYDTVVLSADLNESQLVTLHEADLYAKELALPFHRQQKKYVVNSVSTMTGDELEKHPVTVLQNAFVGSLTGVATYEARSEPGWSETDIYIRGLRTMNESARAPLVIVDDVERDLSFLDAYPIETISVLKDAASTAIYGMRGANGVILVTTRRGEEGRLRIKLNQEIGFNTPSGIPMHQNSYNYAVTMNQARYLDGLSPLYSDQDIQHYKEAVEGTLDPSLRYKYISTNWYEEMMRETAPQNRTNLTISGGSKRTRYFVAFSYLNQEGLYDTRWTEWNDGYSTQHNLDRYNLRSNIDVDVTEGLNISLDLGGRIDKIRQPLASTWELFTWGTGELLPTNPVFTPRGDFFLPTDNDVKNGPARVAMSGINYNRRRNLYTNLRVNGDLSSITEGLSIEGLIGFDSYNRFKYEQSQNFNGFYYDFDSGIAEDPDSYTYTRRSYASALSNPVTTPAEMSYNINVIGALKYDRTFGKHNVNGQAMMRTYQNIVEGFNSSYRFLTFGGIGNYIYDGKYIAQVTASYMGSDNYAPNERFGFFPGASVGWLLSEEGFLKNDNIDLLKLRASIGRAGQSNTGVRRYPYQGEYSQGNGYNFGTSQSYYQGTYESAAGNSNIKWELSDMVNIGVDYDFWNRGLYGQVDLFKEWRSNILVSRSTVPDMFGVTVPQDSYGKAETEGFELTMGHSGKIGSFRYFAEGMLTYNKSKITEMDEIEQDYDYQYRTGQSIGVRAMYIRDKWASDESLISTSHQDAIDNPHKYPYQGSMKLGNAVFVDQNGDGIIDADDMVYNGYSNIPELIPSIKLGVAWKGFDARVLLTAYLNRTVETRENMDYGFGWGGASTHEVTKTWGYYTDDPNDPRNINAQYPRLSTSFSDNDRNYPRNTSDIWLVCGNFLSLRNVEFGYTIPKSLTSKANISECRIYFSGYNLYNWSNFDNGFDPENPLNYIWAYPKTKSFSIGLNLAF; encoded by the coding sequence ATGTTTAAACTAATATATCAAAATATAGCTCGCAGCATGAACAAGGTTCTGTTGTGCAGCATCCTGGTATTAACATCACAATTATCGTGGGGCCAGGTTCAAGAGGCACTTAAAGGTCGAGTAGTCGATATAAATGGTAACCCTATTGAAGGAGCTTTCATTAGTGTTGCTGAAGAAATCCGTTTTGTTATTTCTGATAAAGATGGATACTTCGAATTAAATAAAGTTAAAGCCGGAGACGATGTACATATTGAATTGATAGGCTATGATACAGTAGTGTTAAGTGCCGATTTGAACGAAAGTCAGTTGGTAACCTTACACGAAGCTGATTTATATGCCAAAGAATTGGCTTTACCATTTCATCGTCAACAAAAAAAGTATGTTGTCAATTCGGTGTCGACAATGACCGGCGATGAACTTGAGAAGCATCCGGTAACTGTTTTGCAAAATGCATTTGTTGGTAGCTTAACAGGCGTTGCAACGTATGAAGCAAGATCGGAACCAGGATGGTCAGAAACAGATATTTATATTCGTGGTTTACGAACAATGAATGAGTCAGCCAGAGCTCCGCTTGTAATTGTTGATGATGTCGAGCGCGATTTATCATTCTTAGATGCTTATCCTATAGAAACAATTTCGGTATTAAAGGACGCAGCTTCAACTGCCATTTATGGTATGCGCGGAGCAAACGGTGTAATTTTAGTTACAACTCGTCGTGGTGAAGAAGGTCGATTACGTATTAAGTTAAATCAAGAAATTGGATTTAATACCCCATCGGGTATCCCAATGCATCAGAACTCGTACAATTATGCGGTGACAATGAATCAGGCCCGTTATTTGGATGGATTGTCACCATTGTATTCTGATCAGGATATACAACATTATAAAGAAGCGGTTGAAGGCACTCTAGATCCATCGTTGCGCTACAAATACATTAGTACCAACTGGTACGAGGAGATGATGCGCGAAACAGCCCCTCAAAACAGAACCAACCTTACTATTAGCGGAGGTTCTAAACGTACCCGATATTTCGTGGCTTTTTCCTATTTAAATCAGGAAGGTTTGTATGATACCCGATGGACTGAGTGGAACGATGGATATTCAACACAGCATAATTTAGATCGTTATAACTTACGTTCAAATATTGATGTTGATGTAACTGAAGGTTTGAATATTTCGCTTGATTTAGGTGGTCGAATTGATAAAATTCGTCAGCCATTAGCGTCAACATGGGAGTTGTTTACCTGGGGAACGGGAGAGTTATTGCCTACTAATCCGGTGTTTACACCTCGAGGTGATTTTTTCTTACCAACTGATAACGATGTTAAAAATGGTCCGGCTCGCGTTGCCATGTCGGGTATTAATTATAACCGTCGTCGTAACTTATATACCAACTTGCGAGTTAATGGCGATTTAAGTTCAATTACTGAAGGTTTAAGCATTGAAGGATTAATAGGATTCGATTCTTATAATCGATTCAAATACGAGCAATCGCAGAACTTTAATGGTTTTTATTACGATTTTGATTCAGGCATAGCTGAAGATCCGGATTCATATACATACACACGTAGAAGTTATGCCTCTGCTCTTTCTAATCCAGTTACAACACCAGCTGAAATGTCTTATAATATTAACGTGATTGGAGCATTAAAATACGATCGTACATTTGGTAAGCACAATGTGAATGGACAGGCGATGATGCGTACGTATCAGAATATAGTTGAAGGCTTTAATTCATCTTATCGCTTCTTAACCTTTGGAGGAATTGGTAACTATATTTATGATGGAAAATACATTGCTCAGGTTACAGCTTCGTATATGGGTAGTGATAACTATGCTCCAAACGAGCGTTTTGGATTCTTTCCGGGAGCTAGTGTTGGATGGTTGTTGTCTGAAGAGGGGTTTCTGAAAAATGATAATATTGACTTGTTAAAGTTAAGAGCTTCTATCGGTAGAGCAGGTCAGTCAAATACAGGGGTGCGTCGTTATCCATATCAAGGAGAGTATTCTCAAGGGAATGGTTATAATTTCGGTACTTCTCAATCGTATTATCAAGGTACCTACGAAAGTGCTGCTGGTAACAGTAATATTAAGTGGGAATTATCAGATATGGTTAATATTGGAGTTGACTACGATTTTTGGAACAGAGGATTGTATGGGCAAGTTGATTTATTTAAGGAATGGAGATCAAATATCTTAGTTTCTCGTTCAACAGTGCCCGATATGTTTGGGGTTACTGTTCCTCAGGATAGTTATGGTAAAGCCGAAACCGAAGGGTTTGAATTGACCATGGGGCACTCAGGAAAGATCGGAAGTTTCAGATATTTTGCCGAAGGTATGCTTACTTATAATAAAAGTAAGATTACCGAAATGGATGAAATTGAGCAAGATTACGATTATCAGTATCGAACAGGTCAATCAATTGGAGTACGAGCTATGTACATTCGAGATAAATGGGCTTCGGACGAAAGTTTGATTTCAACATCGCATCAGGATGCAATTGACAATCCTCATAAATATCCTTATCAGGGTTCGATGAAATTAGGTAATGCTGTGTTTGTCGATCAAAATGGTGATGGTATTATCGATGCGGATGATATGGTTTATAATGGATATTCAAATATTCCGGAATTAATTCCATCGATTAAATTAGGTGTTGCATGGAAAGGTTTTGATGCCAGAGTATTGTTAACAGCTTATTTAAATCGTACAGTTGAAACCCGCGAGAATATGGACTATGGCTTTGGTTGGGGAGGAGCTAGTACGCACGAAGTAACCAAAACCTGGGGGTATTATACCGATGATCCGAATGATCCGCGAAACATTAATGCGCAATACCCACGTTTATCAACATCGTTTAGTGATAATGATAGAAACTATCCCCGAAATACTTCAGATATATGGTTGGTGTGTGGTAACTTTTTATCCCTTCGTAATGTGGAGTTTGGTTATACTATACCTAAGAGTTTAACATCCAAGGCAAATATATCGGAGTGTCGTATATACTTTAGTGGATACAACCTGTATAACTGGAGTAATTTCGATAACGGTTTTGATCCTGAAAACCCATTGAACTACATATGGGCTTATCCTAAAACCAAATCATTTTCTATAGGATTAAATCTGGCCTTTTAA